In the genome of Corythoichthys intestinalis isolate RoL2023-P3 chromosome 19, ASM3026506v1, whole genome shotgun sequence, one region contains:
- the LOC130907946 gene encoding protein c-Fos-like, translating into MMFNVFNPECDSSSRCSTASPAADSSSNLGYYQASPAGSYSSLGSPQSQDFTDLTVSSASFVPTVTAISTSPDLQWMVQPLVSSVAPSHRAHPYVSRPSPAYPRATPKVSASRPHSNRRGRTEQISPEEEAKRKIRRERNKQAAAKCRNRRRELTDTLQAETDQLEDEKSKLQNDIANLLKEKERLEFILAAHRPACKVPCEQDAEFPPLSVSPSRPVVSSDSIFSTGTVKLSDLDSSVLDESLDLLAKTEMERSVPEADLSASLCSAQDWEQLHPSVTSGDFEPPLCTPVVTCTPAATFTSSFVFTFPEAETFPGCAAAHRRGSSGNEQSSDSLNSPTLLAL; encoded by the exons ATGATGTTCAACGTGTTCAACCCGGAATGCGACTCCTCCTCCCGGTGTAGCACAGCGTCTCCGGCCGCTGACAGCTCCAGCAATTTGGGCTACTACCAAGCGTCTCCAGCCGGTTCTTATTCCAGTTTGGGCTCACCACAATCTCAG GATTTCACCGATTTGACCGTTTCAAGTGCCTCTTTCGTCCCCACGGTGACGGCCATCTCAACCAGCCCCGACCTGCAGTGGATGGTCCAACCGCTGGTCTCCTCGGTGGCCCCCTCGCACCGGGCGCACCCCTACGTCTCCAGGCCCAGCCCGGCGTACCCCAGGGCGACCCCGAAAGTCTCGGCGTCCCGCCCTCACAGCAACAGGAGAGGCAGAACCGAACAG ATTTCACCCGAAGAGGAAGCAAAGAGGAAAATTCGCAGGGAGAGGAACAAGCAAGCGGCCGCTAAATGTCGCAACAGGAGGCGCGAGCTGACCGACACGCTCCAAGCT GAAACCGATCAGCTGGAGGACGAAAAATCCAAACTTCAGAACGATATCGCCAACCTTCTCAAGGAGAAGGAACGCCTGGAGTTCATCCTGGCGGCCCACCGACCCGCCTGCAAAGTCCCCTGCGAGCAGGACGCGGAATTCCCGCCGCTGTCCGTCTCCCCGTCCCGTCCCGTAGTCTCCTCCGACTCCATCTTCTCCACCGGCACCGTCAAACTGAGCGACCTGGACTCGTCGGTTCTAGACGAGTCTTTGGACCTCTTGGCCAAAACGGAGATGGAGCGCTCGGTGCCAGAAGCGGACTTATCAGCCTCGCTTTGCAGCGCTCAGGACTGGGAGCAGCTGCACCCGTCTGTGACCAGCGGCGACTTCGAACCGCCGCTGTGCACCCCGGTGGTGACCTGCACGCCCGCCGCAACCTTCACGTCCTCGTTCGTCTTCACCTTCCCCGAAGCCGAAACTTTCCCCGGATGTGCCGCCGCGCACCGGCGGGGAAGCAGCGGAAACGAGCAGTCATCCGATTCGCTCAATTCGCCAACGCTGCTGGCCCTTTAA
- the tmed10 gene encoding transmembrane emp24 domain-containing protein 10, with amino-acid sequence MARFATLLLLPFLIESASSISFFLPVNSRKCLREEIHKDVLVTGEYEISEQANTKTNLKITDSAGHTLYSKDDATKGKFAFTTEDYDMFEVCFESKFPMGTGRVPDQLVNLDMKHGVEAKNYEEIAKVEKLKPLEVELRRLEDLSESIVNDFAYMKKREEEMRDTNESTNTRVLYFSIFSMCCLIGLATWQVFYLRHFFKAKKLIE; translated from the exons ATGGCTCGGTTCGCGACGCTTCTGCTTTTACCGTTTCTCATCGAGTCGGCGTCCTCCATTTCCTTCTTTTTGCCGGTCAACTCGAGAAAGTGCTTGCGGGAGGAAATCCACAAGGACGTCCTCGTTACCGGGGAGTACGAAATAAGCGAGCAGGCGAATACTAAAACAAACCTGAAG ATCACAGATTCGGCTGGTCACACACTTTACAGCAAGGATGACGCCACCAAAGGGAAGTTTGCGTTCACCACGGAGGACTACGACATGTTCGAAGTGTGCTTTGAGAGCAAATTCCCAATGG GAACTGGAAGAGTGCCCGACCAGTTGGTCAACCTGGACATGAAGCACGGCGTGGAGGCGAAGAACTATGAAGAG ATTGCCAAAGTGGAGAAACTGAAACCCCTGGAGGTGGAGCTGCGACGACTGGAGGACCTGTCGGAGTCCATCGTCAACGATTTTGCTTACATGAAGAAGCGAGAAGAAGAAATGAGGGACACTAACG AGTCCACCAACACGCGCGTGCTCTACTTCAGCATCTTCTCCATGTGCTGCCTGATCGGTCTGGCCACGTGGCAGGTCTTCTACCTGCGCCACTTCTTCAAGGCCAAGAAGCTCATCGAGTAG
- the eif2b2 gene encoding translation initiation factor eIF-2B subunit beta: MPGGDRETDLTERVEAFLSDLKRGGSGTGPLRGSAETARETTSLLRRITSQARWSSAGDLMEIIRKEGRRMVAAQPSETTVGNMIRRVLKIIREEYARSRGSSEELDQQESLHKLLTTGALSEENFRQHFAPLKANVIEAINELLTELDGTTDNISMQALEHIHSNEVIMTIGRSRTVEAFLKDAARKRKFHVIVAECAPFCQGHKMATSLSEAGIETTVIADAAIFAVISRVNKVIIGTQTVLANGGLRAVNGTHTLALAAKHHSTPLIVCTPMFKLSPQFPNEENTFHKFVSPHEVLPFTEGEILSKVNVHCPVFDYVPPELITLFISNFGGHAPSYIYRLMSELYHPEDHEL; this comes from the exons atgcctggcgGGGATAGAGAAACAGACTTAACCGAGCGAGTCGAGGCATTTTTATCCGACTTGAAGCGAGGCGGGAGCGGCACCGGACCACTACGGGGCTCGGCGGAAACAGCCCGAGAAACGACGTCCTTGCTCCGCAGGATCACGTCGCAGGCTCGGTGGAGTAGCGCAG GCGACTTAATGGAAATCATCCGTAAGGAGGGCCGACGAATGGTTGCTGCCCAACCATCAGAAACCACCGTCGGGAACATGATCAGACGTGTGCTGAAGATTATAAGGGAGGAGTATGCAAG GTCTCGGGGTAGTAGTGAGGAGTTGGATCAGCAGGAATCTCTTCACAAACTGCTGACGACGGGAGCGCTCAGCGAGGAGAACTTTCGCCAGCATTTCGCGCCACTCAAAGCTAACGTTATCGAAGCTATCAATGAGCTTTTAACGGAACTCG ACGGGACGACCGACAACATCTCCATGCAAGCGCTGGAGCACATCCACTCCAACGAGGTCATCATGACCATCGGCCGCTCTCGCACCGTGGAGGCCTTCCTCAAAGACGCGGCGCGTAAACGCAAATTTCACGTCATCGTCGCCGAGTGCGCACCGTTTTGCCAG GGTCACAAGATGGCCACCAGTTTATCCGAAGCCGGCATCGAAACGACGGTGATCGCCGACGCCGCCATCTTTGCGGTCATCTCCCGTGTGAATAAAGTCATCATCGGGACGCAGACGGTCCTGGCCAACGGGGGCCTGAGGGCCGTCAACGGGACGCACACGTTAGCCCTGGCGGCCAAGCACCACTCCACGCCGCTCATCGTTTGCACGCCCATGTTCAAGCTCTCACCTCAG TTCCCCAATGAAGAAAACACCTTCCATAAGTTTGTCTCACCCCACGAAGTGCTTCCGTTCACTGAAG GCGAGATCCTGTCCAAGGTGAACGTCCACTGTCCCGTCTTCGACTACGTTCCGCCGGAGCTCATCACGCTCTTCATCTCAAACTTCGGAGGACACGCCCCCTCGTACATCTACCGCCTTATGAGCGAGTTGTACCACCCGGAGGATCATGAATTGTaa